TATAGCGACTTATGTATACAAAATCTTTCATTTTgtggcaacttatgtgtataacAAATAGCAACTTGCTACTCGTGCAAAATATCTTCAAAATATATACAAATGGGATCTAATTCTATTCTTCTTATTTAGTAGAACATAATGATGCAATCGGTTTTGAAAACAAAGGTAGTACGaagaagataaaatattttttacacaGAATGTTGATGCTAAAAAGACATACGTACGTGGGGTAGGTAGCAAGACAGAAATAAGGTGAAGGGGTCGCGCGCTCTCCGTATGCACGACTGGTCGCGTTATATCCCAgcccaaaaaaaattacaagatTTTTTGGACACGAAAGCCCGTACAAAACTGGCGGGCGCTGCATGATACTAAGTTTCCGAGGTATGCCTTAGGCAAGGATGAAAGTGCTAAACCTGAAAGCATGGCCGTGGGAACCCTGCCCATGAGAAATAGCTTGATGGCACATTGGCAGTGCGTAGAATGGAAGTGAGGTAATTTGTGGAAAGATAAATAAGCATAATAAAAATGTAATAATACATTGATCCCAGCCTCCCAGGCAAACAGCCAGTTCAAACACATACTCATATGTATAAGCACGAGCCGTCAATTACAATGTAGGAGTAGTGGATAAAGCTTAAATCTTAAATAGAACAGGAAGACTATGACTAAACCTAAATAGAAAGGATATATTCATTCTGTTCGCTGCGTTCAgctaacaatatttttctctcacatcaaaccagcaccagccagcagtacttttttcTTACAAAAagtcagcaccagccacaagaCACAGCACAACGAAGTTATGTGTGCGCAGGGACAGATAACTCCGTTGAGGCActggaaggaagccaggtcggcaGACTACTGCGAGGTGTAAACCCAAACGCACAAACACTTCCACGAACAGCTGATCCTTTTTTTTAGGGCGCCACGAACTGCCGATCCTCCTCCGGTCGCAGCtgcacatttttcttttcttttttatcttgTCGATGAAATCATCCGTTTGACTGATCGTGCTCTCGTGATGGTTACGATTTGAATGTTTCGTTGCAGGAGAGCAGGTCGTACTACGATAGTGTCGCGTGGTGGTCGACCGAATCCGGGAAACGCGTGGATCGGAGCACGTCCTTTTTTATACCCcaaagccagccactcctctgctgcagcctgcagcctgcaggtaGACCTTTCCTCTTTCGTGCATCTCTCACTGAGCACCCGAGCTTCAGATTCAGACAGCGCGACCGGAGGTCGGAGGAAAGCCAGTCGATACGCGATGCAGAAACGCGCGGTGGTGGtgagcgcggcggccgccgtgctcggcctcgccgcggccgtccTGGGGTTCGCCGCCGAGTATTTCAAGCACAAGGCAAGCTACCATCTCTGCCGCTAGCTTGCTCCTCCTCATCAAGTTCACTGTTGCTTGTGTCCTTACCCTTATCGGATCGTGACCGCCGCAGGCTTTCGTGGGGTCCGACGCGTTCCGCTGCGAGtaccgccgcacgccggcgttcGGCTGCGgcatcgccgccgcgctgctctcGCTGGCCGGGGCGGCGCTCGTCACCGCGGCCAGCGGCTgcttcggcgccggcgccggcgctcccGCGCCCGCGCGTGGCGCCGGCAGGAAGGTGTGCGCGGCGCTAGCGTGGTACGTTCTCCTCCTCCTACGCCCACGCCGCGCTGCCGATTACCAGTTTTGATTCGCGCTAACTGCTGCGGCCGATGGGCGCAGGTtgctggcagcggcggcggcggcgatgttcaTGTACGGCGCGTCACGGAACGCGGGAGGGACGGGGGGCTTCACCGCGGTCCGCCGGCGGCCcgggcggcgcagcagcgaCGGCCGCGCCTTCGACTTCGTCTGCGCCGAGCTCAGGGACGGAGTCTTCGTGTCGGCgtcgctcgcggccgccgccggcgtcgcctgCGCGATCGCGGCCTACGTCGACGCCCTCCGGCAGAGGGACCAGCAGACGGCCACGCTGGGCGTCGCGATGGGGCAGCCGCAGTGGCCGTCGCAGCCACCGTACCCGGCTCCCGTGGCTTACCCTCCGTACGGTGGCTACGGCGCCAAGCAACCTGCAGGGTCAGCGTGAGCTTGATCGATGACGTCGGCTCCAGCGTGCGTTTGCTTTCCCTGCGGCGATGTGCCGGCGCCACCAGCTGTGTATTGTTTTGTAGTGATGAtttcattccaaattataatttgtttgaCTTTTTCAATCTAATTTAACCAGTACGGCGCGAGGCCTGCGCAATCGGCTCATGTCGAGACACCTGCGCCAGCCCACTGGGAGTGTCAACTTGGCATTCGCTTGCACGCAGGCCCACCATTTGTTGCACCAGCCCACCGATTCCGGAGCCCAGGAAAAAAAACCACAGACAATTTGTTGCGGCCGATCGTATGGTGCGGCATACCCTAGGTTAGTACACGTACTCTCTTCATTCCACACTAAATCAATTTCTAGATCTTAAATTTACCCAAAATAAGTGTACATCTACAAATAGGATAAACTAACTCTAgtttttttactttctcttcactCGAGGTACAAGGATTACATCTTGATAGGAGTACATACATATATTTACACTAACATTGATCTCTTCCCTAAAACTTTAGAAGTgcacttattttgggacggaggagtAGCTGTCTGTCGCCTCCTCCGACCGGGCTTGTACCCTAAT
This window of the Panicum virgatum strain AP13 chromosome 1K, P.virgatum_v5, whole genome shotgun sequence genome carries:
- the LOC120655308 gene encoding uncharacterized protein LOC120655308 encodes the protein MQKRAVVVSAAAAVLGLAAAVLGFAAEYFKHKAFVGSDAFRCEYRRTPAFGCGIAAALLSLAGAALVTAASGCFGAGAGAPAPARGAGRKVCAALAWLLAAAAAAMFMYGASRNAGGTGGFTAVRRRPGRRSSDGRAFDFVCAELRDGVFVSASLAAAAGVACAIAAYVDALRQRDQQTATLGVAMGQPQWPSQPPYPAPVAYPPYGGYGAKQPAGSA